The following nucleotide sequence is from Nitratidesulfovibrio termitidis HI1.
CGGTCTTGCCGCCGTCCGCCTTGCCGCCATCGATAATGGTCAGCGGCTGGGCCAGCAGCTTTTCCGCGTCGATGGGCGCGGGCGGGGTGACCGTGGCGTCGTTCTTCAGGTCGCCGAACAGGCGCTGCGCCTCGGCCAGCGCTTCCGCAGGGTTCACGTTGCCGACCACGGCCAGCAGCATGGACTGCGGCTGGTAGTGCCTGCGGATGTAATCGCGGATGTCGTCCGCCGTGAACGACCTGATGGTTTCGCGCAGGCCGATGATGGGCGATGCGTAGGGCGTGCCGTTCAGGGTCAGGGCCTGCATGTGCTGGAACAGCCGGTTGTCCGGGCTGTCCTCTCCGCGTTGCAGTTCGGCGAGGATGACTTCCTTTTCGGATTCAAGCTCGGCGGGGTCCAGCGTGGGGTGAAAGGCCATGTCCTTCAGCACGTCCATGCCCAGCTTCCACTGCGCGGCGGGCATGTCGGTAAGGTACACGGTGTAGTCGAAGCTGGTGGCGGCGTTCAGGTAGCCGCCCGCGCGTTCCACGTCGCGGGCAACGGCGCCCTTGGGGCGGCTTTCCGTGCCCTTGAACACCATGTGCTCCAGCACGTGGCTTATGCCTGCCTCGCGCGGGGTTTCGTAGGTGGAACCGGCGTGCACGTACAGGCGCAGCGAGGCCAGCGGAAAACGCTCGTCCTGCTGGATGAGCACCGTCAGGCCGTTGGACAGGCGGGTCAGCTGTGGGGCCGGGGCTGTGGGCGTGGCGGCCGTGGCTGCGGTCGGCATCGTCAGGGCTCCGAGGAGAAGAAACAGGGTGAGAAGGGTGCGCATTGCGAATGTCTCCGATGCGCCGCGCGGGGCGGCGTGCGCTGTGTCGTACCGGCTGTCGGAACGGCGGCCGGTGATGGCCGTAAAACGTGCGGCGCGGCCCTTGCAAAGGGCATGGCCGCAGGGCCGGGGGCGTCGGTCTGCCGACGCCGCGAACAAAGCCGCGTGTGCAGGCTTTGCATGGCGGGGCCGACAGGTACATGTAATCGTTTCCCGGCGCAAGGCAAGGTGGCGGCGGAAGACAAAACGGCGCTTTGTTGCTACTGACGCAGTGGAAAGCCGTGGCCAGGGCGACGTGCAGGCAGAAACGACGCGCGCCGCTGTACGGCGGGGCCCGGGTCAACACTGCCGCAGGGCGGCCCTGCCCGATGCACTTCGGCCTCGCGCAGACCGGTCCCGTGTAGAGACCGGTCCCGTGTAGACCTGCCCGACGCAACCGGGGTCGACGCAACCGGGGCCGACGCAACCCTGCCCGACGCAACCGGGGCCGCGCGCCCGCATAATCATGTTTCCGGTACGCCATCCGGCGTACAGATCACAAGGCAATGCAACGACTTCTCAAGCAATACCGCAACGACGTGGGTGATGTGCTGGCCGAGGCCGACGTGCATCTGCTGGAACTGGAAGTGGCGGGTGAACGCGCCGATCCGGAACTGCTGGGCCGTCTGTCCCGCCTGGTGCACGGGCTGCGCGGCGCCGCGGGCCTGTTGGGGCTGGATGGCGCCGGTCGCATGGCCCGCCTGCTGGAGGCGGCCTTTGAACTGGCCCGTGACGGCTCGCTGCCGCTTTCGGCGCCTGCCGTATCCGCGCTGGAAGGGTGCATGCGGGCGCTGGCCGGGCTTTCCGGCGTGGTGGAGACGGATGAGAGCGCCGAAGGCCCTGCCGGGGACGCGCCACCCGAGGGTGCCGGGCAGTATCCGGCGGTGTGCGTTACCGGCGATCCCAATGCGCTGGACCGGGATGATTCGCCCGCCGGGCGGGCCCTGCTGCGGCTGGTGGCCCTGTTGGACGACGCGCTGCCTGAACCGTTGCAGGGCACCGCACGCGAGCATTTGTCGATTTGCGACCCCGATGGGCATTGTCTGTTCGATCTGCACGGCATCGATGTGCTGCGCGCCCGGCGTGACGGGCTGTACGTGTACGTGGTGGAGTTTGGCGGCTCCGACGACCTGCTGCGCAAGGACCTGAGCCCGCTGGGGCTGCTGGCCTTCCTGCGCAAGAGCGGTCTGGTGCTGGATGCGCGCTTTGTGCCCGGTCCGGGCTGCGCTGGGCCGGGAACGCCCGGTTGCGGATTGCACGTGCTGTACGCGTCGATCCTGGAGCCGGACCTTGTGAACACGGTGTTCCAGGTGGAATCGGCCAGGGTGCACCCCATCGACGTGGAAAGGGTGCGGCGCGGCGAACCGGGCTGGCAGCGCGCACCGGCGCGCAGCGCCACCATGGCGGTGATGGCGGCGCACAAGGCGCCCGACGCCGACAGCATCGACGACCTGATGCGCCAGTACGACACGGCCATGCGGAAACTGCGGGAGGATACCATGAGCAACGGCACCGACGACGAAAGCAAGTTTTCCGGCACGGTGGTGGACCCCGATGCCGAGGAGCGCAGGCTGGCGGAACTGGAGGCGGAGCTTGCCGCGGGCATGGACGCCCTGGCCCTTGACGATGACGGAGACGGAGCAGGGGGCGATGACGCCTCGCGGCGTGCCCTGGCCTCGCTGATCGGCGGCATGGTGGGTGACGATGCGGTGCCGGGCGGTTCCGGGGACGTTGCGACTGCCAGTTCAGGCGACGTTGCGCCGGGCGGTTCCGCTGACGTTGCGCCGGATGACGACGACGCCGATCTGTTCGCCGATGCCGATGCCGAGACAGAACAGGGTGATTCCTCCGATCAGATCGAGCCCGAGGGAGCAGCGCCGACCGGGTTTGAGGCCGAGCATCCCGACATGCGTGCGGGGATGGTGGACGACACGGCTTCCGCGGGCTCCCTTGCACCAAACGCTTCCGACGATCCTGACGTGGACCCCGACGCCGACCTGTTCGCCGACAGCGGCGAAGCTCCCGATCTTTCGTACCTCGACGCCGCATTGGCCGACAGGCCCGTTGACGGCGTGGCCCTGGATCTCTCCGCCGGGGTTGCCAGCCGCACCGTGGCCGGGTTCACCGTGCGCGCCGCCGATGGCGATGCTTCATTTCAGGGAGGCGCAAAGGGCGTGCTGGTGCTGTCCGGCGAGGTGACCATCGAACGCGGGGCCGACCTGCGCGAGGCGCTGCTGGACGTGCTGGGGAGTTTTGCGGCGGTGCGCATCGACATGTCCGGCGTCACGGCGGCGGACCTGACCCTGGTGCAACTGCTGCAGTCGGCAGCCGTCACCGCGCGTTCGCGCGGGGTGGACCTGGCGACCACCGGCCCGGTATCCGAAGCCGTGGCCGAGGCGGCGCGCCGCACCGGGCTGGATGCTCCGGGCATCCGCCGCGTGGGACTGGAAAAGTTGTTGCCGATCGAGTGCACGTAGCTCCGGCGGTACCGTCCTTTGCAATTCCGCAACGCACCACGAAACGGCGCGCTCCCATGGGGAACGCGCCGTTTTTCGTGGCGTGCGGCATCGTCGGCCGAGGCGACGACGGAGTCCGGGTATCCGTGGTGCGGAAGACAGGGGAAGGCAGGTGGAAAGCGTGAGGAACCAGAGTGGAGAGCGGCAGCTATCCGGAGGAGCGGCAGGGGGAAATTTTCGTGCTTCGGGTGGGCTGCCTGCATCGCAGCGGCTGACCGGGCCGTCAGGCCGCGCAGGCAGCCACGGGACCGTCGCAGTAATAGTTGATGAACTGGCCGATCTGCACGCCCAGATGCACGCATTCGATGCCGTCCTTGCGCAGGCGGACGATCCAGGCGTCCTTGTCGTTGTCGAAGGTGACGTGCAAGGCAATCCCGTGCCTGTCCAGGGCCGGATGTATCTCGCGGATCTTGTCCGCGAGGATGGTGGCGGTGATGTTCATGGCGTCCTCCCGGCGGTTGTGCCCGCCTATGGGAAAGATAGTGTCGCTTCAGGCTATGGCAACCAGCATCCCTTGCTGGTGCCGATGAACGGGGAACTCGGATCGCCATTCCCGATATCGCGTGCCTATGAACGTGTTTTCAAAAAGACGGGGCCGCCTCCTGATGGAAGCGGCCCCGTGAAGCATGCGGCATTGCGGCGGGTTATGCCCGCGCCACCCCGTCAAAGCGCTGGGACACCTTGAGCAGATGCACCTCGTGGATTTCGGCCTGCGGGGTCACGGCGCGGGCCAGCGAAAGAGGCGACACGTACAGCTCGGTCCAGTCCATGTCCAGCAGCACGCTGCCGTCGTCGCGCACCTCTATGGACCGGAACAGGGGGCGGATGTCGGTGGTGCGCGGTCCCTTCTTGGTTTCGCGCGTCCATTCCAGCGCGGGGGCGGCGGCAAAGTCGCGCCAGGCCTGCATGAAGGCGTCGCGACGAGCATCATCCACGCCGTAGCGCAACTCGAAGTTTTCTCCGGCGGGTTGCGGCGCGGTGTTGCGGCCCACGGGCAGTTCCTCCACAAAGGTTACCCGCATGCCGCGCGGCAGGCGGCCATCAAGGGCGCGGCGCACCTCGTCGGCGGTGCGGTATTCGCGCAGGTACACGGCCAGCCATTCCGCCCGGCTGGCCACGCCCACGGGCAGGGCCCGCCCGAATGACAACAGCGGCAGGGGATGGAACCCGCGCGAGAACGCGGGCGGCAGACCGGCCCGGCGCAGGGCGCGCTCGAACAGCGATTGCAGTTCAAGCTGGCTGAGGAACACCGCCATGTCTTCCTTGGTGTACCAGATGCGGTAGTGGCCCGCCTTCAGGGCCAGTTCGTCGGAAATCTGCGGCGGCTTGTCCGCCTTTTCCGGCATGCGTATCCGGCCCTGTTCATCCAGTGTGGGCTGGTGGGCCTGCTGGTCGCGCTGGGGCAGGTTGGTGCGGTTGGCATAGGCGGTAACGCCCGGCAGCTTGTCCAGGCGGGACGGGGAGGACTTGGTGTCGCACACCCCGCACAGGTGGCAGGCGCCGTAGCGGCAGTCGCCCGTCAGCTTCATGTCCAGCGCGCGGTGGCGTTCACGCAGCAGGAATTCGCGGCTGGCCCCGGCATCCAGATGGTCCCAGGGCAGCGGCTCGTCCTCGCCGCGCTCGCGGGTGTAGTCCGAGGCGGCCAGGCCGTGTTCGGCCATGGCGTCCAGCCACGGGGCAAGATCGAACCCTTCGATCCAACTGCTGAAGATGGCGCCCTTGCGGTAGGCGCTTTCCACCACGTCGGCCAGCCGCCGGTCCCCGCGCGAGAAGATGCCTTCCAGCGCGCTCATTGATGCCTCGTGCCAGCGCATCTTCAGGCATTTTTCGCCCTTGAAGCGCGAAAGCAGGTAGCCGATGCGCTCGCGGATTTCTTCAAGCGATAGTTGACGTTCCCACTGGAAGGGGGTGTGCGGCTTGGGCACGAAGGGCGAGATGGCCGCCGTGACCTGCAAGCGGCGGATGCCCGGCCCGGCGGCATCGCGCACCTTGCGGCACAGGTCCACGATGGCGTCGAGGTCTTCGCGCGTTTCGGTGGGCAGGCCGATCATGAAATACAGCTTCACCTGCTGCCAGCCATGCTCGAACAGCTTCTGCACGTGCAGCAGCAGCCCTTCCTCGGTGACGCCCTTGTTGATCACGTCGCGCAGGCGCTGGCTGCCCGCTTCCGGCGCAAGGGTGGCCCCGGTGCGGCGGATGCCCGCCATGCGGCGCATGATCTCGTCGTCGATGGACCCCACCCGCAGGGACGGCAGCGAGACCGCCACCTGCTCCTGCGCGCAGCGGTCCACGGTGGACAGGAACAACTGCTTGAGCGCGGAGAAGTCGCCCGTGCTCAGGGACAGGAAGGACACGTCGTCGTAGCCGGTTTCGTTCAGGCATTCTTCAAGCAGCGCATGAAGGTTTTCGGTGGAGCGTTCGCGCGCCGGGCGATAGATGATGCCCGCCTGACAGAACCGGCAGCCGCGCGTGCAGCCCCGGCCAATCTCCAGCGCCAGCCGGTTGTGCACCGCGCCGAAGGGCACGGTCTGGCTGGCCGGGTAGCGGGCGGTGTCCATGTCGGCCACCACGCGCCGGGCCACGCGGGTGTAGCCCGTGTCACCAGACTGCAAGGGGGACGGCGGAGGCGGGAGCAGGGGGCGGGGCGGCGTGCCCGGCACGTTGCGGGCCGTATCAGGCGGCACGGAGCCTTCGAAAAACTCCGGCACGTACACGCCGGGAATGCGCCGGGCGTCGTCCAGAAAGCGGGACCGGGAGTGCCCGGCGGCGCGGGCTGCCGTCAGCAGGTCCACCAGTTCGGCCATCACCTCTTCGCCTTCGCCCAGCACCATCAGGTCCATGAACGGGGCCAGCGGTTCCGCCGCCAGCGCACAGCCGCCGCCCGCCATGACCACCGGCCACGCGGTGAGCGAATCGGCCTTGGCCCGTTCCGCCGCGCGCAGGGGGATGGACGCAAGGTCCAGCATGTACAGCACGTTGGAATAGCACAGCTCATGCGTGATGCTGAACCCCACAAGGTGGGTGGCCGCCAGCGGGGTGTCCGATTCCAGGGTGGCCAGCGGCACGCCGCGCTCGCGCAGCACCGCGCCCGCGTCGCGGCAGGGGGTGAACACCCGCTCGGCCCACACGTCGGCCCGTTCGTTCAGGATGGCGTACAGGATTTTCTGCCCCAGGTAGGACATGCCCACCTCGTACATGTCGGGAAAGGCCAGCGCCACGCGCAGGGTGGTGGCGTCGGGCGTCTTGTGGACGGTACCTTCCTCGATGCCGATGTAGCGGCTGGGCTTGGGCAGCAGGGGCAGAAGTTCGCGCATGGTTCCTGATGGGGATGAAGGGTGCGGAGGGTGAGGGCGGTGCGGTTGCGCCGCCAATCATGAAGGTGCAAAGGCAACAAGGACAACAGGGAAAATGGCCCGAAGCCGACATGAAAAGGGGGCGGCAGCGCCACCCCCTGAAACATGCCGGACCTGAACAGGTCAGCCCCCGACCTGGTGTCCGCACGGCGCCCTTTGGGACGGTCGGGCGGTCGGCGCCCGGCGGGAACGTGCGGGCGTGGTGCCGGGACTACTTCTTCAGCAGGTCGGAAATGCCGGTGATCTTGCCGCCCGCCGGGCCCTTGGTCAGGTTCAGGTTGCCCAGCCCGCCGCCAAGGCCGCCGGTGGCCAGGGTGAGGTTGGACGTGGCTTCGAGGTACTTGGTCTTCAGTTCCTCGGGGCAGGTCTTGTATTCGTAGATGACGTGCACGCGGCTGATGACGCCGTCAAAGCCCTGCTCGAAGGGATAGCC
It contains:
- a CDS encoding STAS domain-containing protein — its product is MQRLLKQYRNDVGDVLAEADVHLLELEVAGERADPELLGRLSRLVHGLRGAAGLLGLDGAGRMARLLEAAFELARDGSLPLSAPAVSALEGCMRALAGLSGVVETDESAEGPAGDAPPEGAGQYPAVCVTGDPNALDRDDSPAGRALLRLVALLDDALPEPLQGTAREHLSICDPDGHCLFDLHGIDVLRARRDGLYVYVVEFGGSDDLLRKDLSPLGLLAFLRKSGLVLDARFVPGPGCAGPGTPGCGLHVLYASILEPDLVNTVFQVESARVHPIDVERVRRGEPGWQRAPARSATMAVMAAHKAPDADSIDDLMRQYDTAMRKLREDTMSNGTDDESKFSGTVVDPDAEERRLAELEAELAAGMDALALDDDGDGAGGDDASRRALASLIGGMVGDDAVPGGSGDVATASSGDVAPGGSADVAPDDDDADLFADADAETEQGDSSDQIEPEGAAPTGFEAEHPDMRAGMVDDTASAGSLAPNASDDPDVDPDADLFADSGEAPDLSYLDAALADRPVDGVALDLSAGVASRTVAGFTVRAADGDASFQGGAKGVLVLSGEVTIERGADLREALLDVLGSFAAVRIDMSGVTAADLTLVQLLQSAAVTARSRGVDLATTGPVSEAVAEAARRTGLDAPGIRRVGLEKLLPIECT
- a CDS encoding TIGR03960 family B12-binding radical SAM protein, translating into MRELLPLLPKPSRYIGIEEGTVHKTPDATTLRVALAFPDMYEVGMSYLGQKILYAILNERADVWAERVFTPCRDAGAVLRERGVPLATLESDTPLAATHLVGFSITHELCYSNVLYMLDLASIPLRAAERAKADSLTAWPVVMAGGGCALAAEPLAPFMDLMVLGEGEEVMAELVDLLTAARAAGHSRSRFLDDARRIPGVYVPEFFEGSVPPDTARNVPGTPPRPLLPPPPSPLQSGDTGYTRVARRVVADMDTARYPASQTVPFGAVHNRLALEIGRGCTRGCRFCQAGIIYRPARERSTENLHALLEECLNETGYDDVSFLSLSTGDFSALKQLFLSTVDRCAQEQVAVSLPSLRVGSIDDEIMRRMAGIRRTGATLAPEAGSQRLRDVINKGVTEEGLLLHVQKLFEHGWQQVKLYFMIGLPTETREDLDAIVDLCRKVRDAAGPGIRRLQVTAAISPFVPKPHTPFQWERQLSLEEIRERIGYLLSRFKGEKCLKMRWHEASMSALEGIFSRGDRRLADVVESAYRKGAIFSSWIEGFDLAPWLDAMAEHGLAASDYTRERGEDEPLPWDHLDAGASREFLLRERHRALDMKLTGDCRYGACHLCGVCDTKSSPSRLDKLPGVTAYANRTNLPQRDQQAHQPTLDEQGRIRMPEKADKPPQISDELALKAGHYRIWYTKEDMAVFLSQLELQSLFERALRRAGLPPAFSRGFHPLPLLSFGRALPVGVASRAEWLAVYLREYRTADEVRRALDGRLPRGMRVTFVEELPVGRNTAPQPAGENFELRYGVDDARRDAFMQAWRDFAAAPALEWTRETKKGPRTTDIRPLFRSIEVRDDGSVLLDMDWTELYVSPLSLARAVTPQAEIHEVHLLKVSQRFDGVARA